One segment of Candidatus Effluviviaceae Genus V sp. DNA contains the following:
- a CDS encoding TetR family transcriptional regulator, protein MSIWFIQYSGFAGPQHVGGRRRPSRGSGTPLGDRSGSPTREVTGVAGAEEREREILDAAGRVFGKYGVQKTTVTDIVREAGISRATLYKHFAGKEEVFRSVLRREIADILSADREAVAEAETTREKLRAAIVTHTDMLREKINIYQVTMRVFADLMPRWRDHFELLVRETLEIYSGILREGHERGEIVVEDVRLTTWSLLLMLKGIFMGIVSGDVQEDRDEIVERMLDIIMEGLRPREETT, encoded by the coding sequence CTGTCTATATGGTTCATTCAGTATTCGGGCTTCGCCGGACCACAGCACGTGGGGGGCCGACGACGTCCCTCACGCGGCAGCGGGACTCCGCTCGGCGACCGGTCGGGCAGTCCGACGAGGGAGGTGACGGGCGTGGCAGGGGCAGAGGAGAGAGAGCGGGAGATTCTCGACGCGGCCGGTCGGGTCTTCGGGAAGTACGGTGTTCAGAAGACGACGGTGACGGATATTGTCCGGGAGGCGGGCATCTCTCGGGCTACGCTCTACAAGCATTTCGCAGGCAAGGAGGAGGTCTTCCGCTCGGTGCTCAGGCGGGAGATCGCGGATATCCTCAGTGCCGACAGAGAGGCAGTAGCAGAGGCGGAGACGACGCGGGAGAAGCTCCGCGCCGCCATCGTGACACACACCGACATGCTCCGCGAGAAGATCAACATCTACCAGGTCACGATGCGCGTGTTCGCGGATCTGATGCCACGATGGCGCGACCACTTCGAGCTGCTCGTCAGAGAGACCCTGGAGATCTACAGCGGGATCCTCCGGGAGGGCCACGAGCGCGGGGAGATCGTCGTGGAGGACGTCCGGCTGACGACGTGGTCGCTGCTCCTGATGCTCAAGGGCATCTTCATGGGCATTGTGAGCGGGGACGTGCAGGAGGACCGGGACGAGATAGTCGAGAGGATGCTCGACATCATCATGGAGGGATTGAGACCCCGGGAGGAGACCACATGA